The Flammeovirga agarivorans DNA window AAAACTAGACCAAATTTCAGCATTACACCACCTGTAAATTTCCATGCTTTAAGTTCATAAACATCGATGACACCTTCATCGGGTATATTTAATGTTTGATCTGTATTGTTCTCTAATCTATAATCACCTACAAGAGTAGTTGTGTTCTTACTATATACAAATCCTGTGCTTGCATAAATTGTGAGTAGGGGGAAGGTCTTAGAAATTATTGCTTCAAAATCTCCACCTCTAGTTTCAAATTCTAAATTCCCCGGATTAACAACAGGTGTAACGCCTGATTGATCTACCGGATATTTCCCTAGAGCTTCTGTATAACCTCCGAATATACTTAAATCAAAGGGGGATTTCTCTTTAAAGAACCATTGGATGATATTATGTTTTATTCCAGCTCCCCACATTCTCATAACAATTCCATTGTATTCTACTTTAGGAAATAATCTTCCTAATAATTCAGTATTCTTAAATACACCTAGACCAAACTTAATTGTAGGCAGTACTGCAAAGTCAATATTTACACCTTGAGTAGCTGGAATAATGGCTTCAGTGCCATCATCGTTTTTTACACCGATTACAGAAGTATTAGTATTTGACCCGAAGAAGGTA harbors:
- a CDS encoding DUF6588 family protein: MKRYILSIFLFFNLYHSSYSQDILSLFSTEGQNAQNTSLELFRRYTQPLSESYAWAISLGWNHTARPHRPIGFDLSIGTSAILLAPEQLYYTVDDLEGVRVISGTNRLPTFFGSNTNTSVIGVKNDDGTEAIIPATQGVNIDFAVLPTIKFGLGVFKNTELLGRLFPKVEYNGIVMRMWGAGIKHNIIQWFFKEKSPFDLSIFGGYTEALGKYPVDQSGVTPVVNPGNLEFETRGGDFEAIISKTFPLLTIYASTGFVYSKNTTTLVGDYRLENNTDQTLNIPDEGVIDVYELKAWKFTGGVMLKFGLVFINGDYTYAESHQFNAGLGLTLK